A single window of Electrophorus electricus isolate fEleEle1 chromosome 16, fEleEle1.pri, whole genome shotgun sequence DNA harbors:
- the atp5md gene encoding ATP synthase membrane subunit DAPIT, mitochondrial: MAGHDSGAQHQFTGIAKYFNSYTITGRRNCVLATYAGIAAIILFFKLKPKKQKAVTSS, translated from the exons ATGGCCGGACACGACTCGGGAGCGCAGCACCAGTTCACTGGCATTGCCAAGTACTTCAATTCATACACCATCACGGGAAGAAGAAAT TGTGTGCTGGCTACATATGCCGGCATTGCTGCCATTATCCTCTTCTTCAAGTTAAAGCCTAAGAAACAGAAGGCTGTGACTTCAAGCTAG
- the taf5 gene encoding transcription initiation factor TFIID subunit 5, whose amino-acid sequence MATVQDGPTDPESEKETKPDILSDGSANLPGLTSGALSTSPVTAPSTGTSKPEDQQTLLAVLQFLKRNNLTESVDILRREAGLSDEADDTQGAEAGGGGLGTGASVGAESGDANSLLSRVSIGTGASQNTVASTPAKGGEDQPDVSVVLSAYSQQGDPSLYQVYYSGLKKFIESVLDCHRAELSQVFYPLFVHMYLELVYNNYENEAKAFFEKFSGDQECYYQDDLRVLSGLTKKEHMKGNETLLDFRTSRFVLRISRDSYQLLKRHLQERQNNQIWNIIQEHLYIDIFDGMPRSKSQIDSMSGSLAGEARRDANKTKVFYGLLKEPEIEVPLDDEDEEAENEEGKPKKKKPKKDSMGSKSKKQDPNAPQQNRIPLPELKDSDKLDKIMYMKETTKRLRLSPETLPSICFYTFLNAYQGLTAVDFTDDSSLIAGGFADSTVRVWSVTPKKLRKVKSAADLSLIDKESDDVLERIMDEKTASELKIMYGHSGPVYGISFSPDRNYLLSSSEDGTVRLWSLQTFTCLVAYKGHNYPVWDTQFSPYGYYFVSGGHDRVARLWATDHYQPLRVFAGHLADVTCTRFHPNSNYMATGSADRTVRLWDALNGQCTRIFTGHKGPIHSLAFSPNGKYLASGSTDGRVLLWDIGHGLMIGELKGHTDTVYALKFSRDGEILASGSMDNTVRLWDAIRAFDDVETDDFTAATGHIHLSDNSQELLLGTYLTKSAPVIHVHFTRRNLLLAAGAYNPQ is encoded by the exons ATGGCGACTGTGCAAGATGGACCCACCGATCCGGAGAGCGAGAAAGAAACCAAACCCGACATTCTGAGCGATGGGTCAGCAAATCTCCCTGGGTTAACAAGCGGGGCACTTTCCACGTCGCCAGTTACAGCCCCGTCGACAGGAACGTCGAAACCCGAAGACCAGCAAACTTTACTCGCCGTGCTACAGTTTCTCAAGAGGAATAACCTCACGGAGTCGGTCGACATCCTTCGCCGTGAGGCGGGTTTATCGGATGAGGCCGACGACACGCAGGGAGCCGAAGCCGGCGGAGGTGGACTGGGCACAGGGGCGAGTGTCGGAGCTGAGAGCGGAGATGCAAACTCTCTGCTCAGTCGTGTGTCCATTGGTACAGGCGCCTCCCAGAACACCGTGGCTTCTACGCCTGCTAAAG GTGGCGAGGACCAGCCAGATGTCAGCGTTGTCCTTTCTGCGTACAGCCAGCAGGGGGACCCTTCTTTGTATCAAGTGTACTACAGCGGATTGAAAAAGTTTATTGAGTCGGTGCTCGACTGTCATAGGGCCGAACTTTCGCAGGTGTTCTATCCACTCTTCGTTCACATGTACCTGGAACTAGTCTACAACAACTACGAAAATGAAGCAAAAGCTTTCTTCGAAAA gtTCAGCGGGGACCAGGAGTGTTACTACCAGGATGACCTGCGTGTGCTCTCGGGCCTGACCAAGAAGGAACACATGAAGGGCAACGAGACGCTGCTGGACTTCCGCACAAGCCGGTTCGTGCTGCGCATCTCGCGTGACTCCTATCAGCTGCTCAAGAGGCACCTGCAAGAGCGTCAGAATAACCAGATCTGGAACATCATCCAGGAGCACCTGTACATCGACATCTTCGACGGCATGCCGCGCAGCAAGAGCCAGATAGACAGTATGTCTGGGAGTCTGGCGGGGGAAGCCCGGCGAGATGCCAACAAAACCAAG GTGTTCTACGGGCTGCTGAAGGAGCCGGAGATCGAGGTGCCCCTGGATGACGAGGACGAGGAGGCAGAAAACGAGGAGGGCAAGCccaagaagaagaagccaaAGAAGGACAGCATGGGCTCGAAAAGCAAGAAGCAAGACCCCAACGCCCCACAGCAAAACAG GATTCCCCTTCCAGAACTGAAGGACTCGgataaactagataaaatcatGTACATGAAAGAGACCACCAAGAGACTCAGGCTCAGCCCGGAGACCCTGCCCTCGATATGCTTCTATACTTTCCTCAACGCTTATCAG GGCCTGACGGCAGTGGACTTCACCGACGACTCCAGCCTGATAGCTGGAGGCTTTGCCGATTCCACGGTGCGCGTGTGGAGTGTCACGCCCAAGAAATTGCGCAAAGTCAAATCAGCAGCAG ACCTCAGCCTGATAGACAAGGAGTCCGACGACGTGTTGGAGAGAATCATGGACGAGAAGACGGCCAGTGAGCTTAAGATCATGTACGGCCACAGTGGGCCGGTGTACGGCATCAGCTTCAGCCCAGACAG GAACTACCTGCTGTCCAGCTCTGAAGACGGCACGGTCAGGTTGTGGAGCCTACAGACATTCACCTGCCTAGTCGCGTATAAGGGACACAACTACCCAGTGTGGGATACCCAGTTCTCCCCATATGGATATTACTTTGTGTCTGGAGGGCATGACAGAGTAGCACG CCTGTGGGCGACTGACCACTACCAGCCACTGCGCGTGTTTGCCGGACACCTTGCCGACGTCACCTGCACCCGATTCCACCCCAACTCCAACTACATGGCCACGGGTTCAGCAGACCGAACCGTCCGTCTCTGGGATGCCCTAAATGGGCAGTGCACCCGTATTTTCACCGGCCACAAG GGACCCATCCACTCCCTGGCGTTCTCACCCAATGGCAAGTACCTGGCATCTGGCTCGACGGACGGCAGGGTTCTGCTGTGGGACATTGGTCACGGCCTTATGATCGGAGAATTGAAGGGACATACGGACACAGTCTACGCGCTGAAGTTCAGCCGAGATGGCGAGATCCTTGCATCAG GCTCCATGGACAACACCGTGCGGTTGTGGGACGCCATCAGAGCATTTGACGACGTGGAAACGGACGATTTCACAGCTGCCACTGGTCACATACACTTGTCTGACAACTCGCAGGAGTTGCTGCTGGGAACATATCTCACCAAGTCTGCACCAGTCATTCACGTCCACTTCACCAGACGCAACTTGCTCCTGGCTGCCGGCGCATATAACCCACAGTGA